The Castanea sativa cultivar Marrone di Chiusa Pesio chromosome 11, ASM4071231v1 genome contains a region encoding:
- the LOC142615412 gene encoding LEAF RUST 10 DISEASE-RESISTANCE LOCUS RECEPTOR-LIKE PROTEIN KINASE-like 2.1 has translation MMFRKNLPLLGLLVLLFSLFHEACIAKGQSQNCGTSSCGNLHNISSPFRLKGAPHQCRCGAEAAGGIELDCENNRTSLLVDSVKFYVQEIDYVDRTIRLMDASLHKNTCSIPRLIPIIIDFNYSSYFNDSSYFQIYTSSQHYMYLLNCTLQLNSSLYVDVSHCIGNSYSAQTHFFYAYFGPLVVLDLPKLCSIEGSLPTRFPNATGLSALEIQQELLLQGYEFSWTYDCGYSQNNKKLVHQKKNIWFWDSIQLIKKLYYVTSICDWFWYQGGELGFIQYIGVSILLGRALLGIVCVSAFLMYKLGPGSMFMDDAIEMFLQSHNLMPIRYSYSQIKSMTNGFKDKLGQGGYGSVFKGKLQSGYPVAIKLLNKSKANGQDFMNEVASIGRIHHINVVQLIGFCVEGSNQALVYEFMPNGSLDKFIFSDRENSTVLSWDRIYEIAVGVAQGIKYLHQGCDMQILHFDIKPYNILLDENFIPKVSDFGLAKLYPVDDSIISLTAVRGTLGYMAPELFYKNIGGISYKADVYSFGMLLMEMAGRRKNLNASVEHSSQIYFPSWIYDKLNQGEDLEVLNAMEGENAIEDEKKTLKMIIVAFWCIQMKPINRPSMSKVLEMLEGPIELLQMPPKPFFGPEEMLIEDHTSNNSAGIPTSDSDSIVTLDIM, from the exons atgatgTTCAGAAAGAACCTTCCCTTACTTGGGCTTCTGGTCctcctattttctctcttccatGAAGCTTGTATTGCTAAAGGACAAAGCCAGAACTGCGGCACTTCCTCCTGTGGAAATCTCCATAACATCAGCTCCCCTTTTCGACTAAAAGGTGCTCCTCATCAGTGTAGATGTGGTGCCGAAGCTGCCGGTGGCATTGAACTTGATTGCGAGAATAATCGTACTTCTTTGTTGGTTGATTCTGTGAAATTCTATGTCCAGGAAATCGATTATGTTGATCGAACAATTCGACTAATGGATGCGAGTTTACACAAAAACACATGCTCCATTCCTCGTCTTATCCCAAtcataattgattttaattattcttcttattttaatgattcttcttattttcaaatttacacTTCTTCTCAACATTATATGTATCTTTTGAATTGCACCTTACAACTCAACTCGTCACTCTATGTTGATGTCTCTCATTGCATCGGTAACTCTTATTCCGCACAAACACACTTCTTCTATGCGTATTTTGGACCCCTTGTTGTACTTGATCTTCCGAAGTTATGCAGTATAGAAGGTTCGCTTCCAACTCGATTTCCAAATGCAACAGGCCTATCTGCTTTGGAGATTCAACAAGAATTGTTACTTCAGGGCTATGAATTTTCTTGGACATATGACTGTGGTTATTCacagaataataagaaattggttcatcaaaaaaagaatatatg GTTTTGGGATTCTATTCAACTCATTAAAAAACTCTATTATGTGACATCTATCTGCGACTGGTTCTGGTACCAAG GAGGAGAGCTTGGTTTCATCCAGTACATAG GAGTATCTATCCTATTAGGAAGAGCTCTACTAGGAATTGTATGCGTAAGTGCATTTTTGATGTACAAATTGGGCCCGGGAAGCATGTTCATGGACGATGCCATTGAAATGTTCCTGCAGAGTCACAATCTAATGCCTATAAGGTACTCCTATTCTCAAATAAAGAGCATGACCAATGGTTTTAAGGATAAATTAGGTCAAGGAGGTTATGGCTCAGTCTTCAAAGGAAAGCTTCAGAGTGGCTATCCTGTAGCGATAAAATTGTTGAACAAGTCAAAAGCCAATGGGCAAGATTTCATGAATGAAGTCGCTTCAATTGGAAGGATACATCATATTAACGTGGTGCAACTAATTGGATTCTGTGTGGAAGGTTCTAATCAAGCTCTTGTATATGAGTTCATGCCAAATGGATCTCTTGATAAGTTCATCTTTTCTGATAGAGAAAATAGCACCGTCTTGTCTTGGGATAGAATATATGAGATTGCAGTTGGAGTAGCACAGGGAATTAAATATTTACATCAAGGTTGTGACATGCAAATTCTACACTTTGATATAAAGCCATATAACATTCTCCTTGATGAAAACTTTATTCCAAAAGTTTCAGATTTTGGTCTCGCAAAATTGTATCCAGTAGATGACAGCATTATATCTCTCACTGCTGTACGAGGAACGCTAGGATATATGGCTCCAGAATTGTTCTACAAAAATATTGGTGGCATATCATATAAGGCTGATGTTTATAGCTTTGGGATGTTGTTGATGGAAATGGCgggaagaaggaaaaatttgAATGCATCCGTGGAGCATTCAAGTCAGATATACTTCCCGTCTTGGATATATGACAAACTCAATCAAGGTGAGGACCTTGAGGTGTTAAATGCCATGGAGGGTGAGAATGCCATAGAGGATGAGAAGAAAACATTAAAGATGATCATAGTTGCATTTTGGTGCATTCAAATGAAGCCCATTAATCGTCCTTCCATGAGCAAAGTCTTGGAGATGCTTGAAGGCCCGATAGAGCTCTTGCAAATGCCTCCCAAACCTTTCTTTGGTCCTGAGGAGATGTTAATCGAGGACCACACTAGTAATAATTCTGCAGGAATACCTACTAGTGATTCGGATAGCATTGTCACCTTAGATATAATgtaa